A single genomic interval of Paralichthys olivaceus isolate ysfri-2021 chromosome 7, ASM2471397v2, whole genome shotgun sequence harbors:
- the ddb2 gene encoding DNA damage-binding protein 2 isoform X2 codes for MKSRAADSEGSKSKGKGKKRPAEKSAPSLSRTRRDKKDGETSKAGPPPLKFAGVQRRGVHGSILHYIYKNTLGQSLHSQMRQCLQEPFIRSLSSYHFHSATSPFDRRITCLEWNPVHHTTLAVGSKGGDIHLWDYEVPTKKSFIQGMGAGDSVTDMRFNQLNPTQLFTSSMRGTTALRDFNGTTLTVFANTDTLNYWYCCVDVSVSRQMLVTGDNMGQLLLLGLDGQKIFSNKLHKAKVTHAEFNSRCDWLLATASVDHTVKLWDLRNIKDQKSFLHDLPHEKAVNSACFNPLDCSKLLTTDQYDEIRVYSSCDWSKPQHIIQHPHRQFQHLTPIKATWHPVYDLIVAGRYPDDRVCSGDQRTIDIYDSNTAELVYQLYDPTVSGIKSINKFNLMGDVIGSGMGLTVLVWDRNESLIRDGDTQQQEDASASVESLRRQRRSRPRTNKERRGPAVDAKLKRKLASLEECETKTKTKQKQAQMRKK; via the exons ATGAAAAGCAGAGCTGCGGACTCAGAGGGATCTAAATCGAAGGGGAAAGGGAAGAAGAGACCCGCTGAGAAGtctgctccttctctctccagaACACGACGAGACAAGAAAGATGGAGAAACATCTAAAGCAG GACCCCCTCCCCTCAAGTTTGCAGGAGTCCAGAGGAGAGGCGTGCACGGGAGCATCCTGCACTACATTTATAAGAACACTCTGGGACAAAGTCTTCACTCACAGATGAGACAG TGTCTCCAGGAGCCGTTCATCCGATCTCTATCGTCGTATCATTTTCACAGCGCCACCAGCCCCTTCGACCGCAGGATCACCTGTCTGGAGTGGAATCCTGTTCACCACACCACTCTGGCCGTGGGCTCCAAAGGTGGAGACATTCATCTGTGGGACTATGAGGTCCCCACGAAAAAAAGCTTTATTCAGGGG ATGGGGGCTGGAGACTCAGTTACAGACATGAGGTTTAACCAGTTAAATCCCACTCAGCTGTTCACATCGTCTATGAGGGGTACGACCGCACTACGAGATTTCAATGGGACAACTCTAACAGTGTTtgccaacacagacacactgaa TTACTGGTACTGCTGTGTCGATGTGTCTGTGAGCAGGCAGATGCTTGTGACAGGAGACAATATGGGACAGCTGTTACTCCTCGGACTGGATGGACAAAAG ATTTTCAGCAACAAGTTGCACAAGGCCAAAGTGACCCACGCAGAGTTCAACTCCAGATGTGACTGGTTGTTGGCGACGGCCTCAGTTGACCACACGGTGAAGCTTTGGGACCTGAGAAACATAAAGGACCAGAAGAGTTTCCTGCACGATCTGCCTCATGAAAAGGCTGTCAACTCAG CCTGTTTCAATCCGTTGGACTGCTCCAAGCTACTCACCACAGATCAGTACGACGAGATACGCGTCTACTCATCCTGTGATTGGTCGAAGCCTCAACACATCATCCAACATCCTCACAGACAGTTTCAGCATCTCACACCcatcaag GCAACATGGCACCCGGTGTACGACCTGATTGTGGCCGGCCGCTACCCTGACGACCGTGTTTGCTCAGGTGACCAGAGAACCATCGACATCTATGACTCCAACACAGCAGAGCTTGTGTATCAGCTGTACGACCCCACTGTGTCAGGGATCAAATCT ATTAACAAATTCAATCTCATGGGTGATGTGATTGGATCTGGAATGG GCCTGACGGTTCTAGTCTGGGACAGGAACGAGTCACTGATACGTGATGGGGACacgcagcagcaggaggacgcCTCAGCCTCAGTGGAAAGTCTGAGACGGCAGAGGAGGAGTCGGCCGCGCACCAACAAGGAACGGAGAGGTCCGGCTGTGGATGCAAAGCTGAAGAGGAAACTGGCTTCTCTGGAAGAATGTGAGACCAAGaccaagacaaaacaaaaacaagctcaGATGAGGAAGAAGTGA
- the rapsn gene encoding 43 kDa receptor-associated protein of the synapse, which translates to MNIFMRRLAPEMGQDQTKQQIEKGLKLYQSNQTDKALHVWTKVLEKTSDPGGKFRVLGCLITAHSEMGKYTDMLKYALDQIDTAREMEDPDYLTEGYLNLARSNEKLCDFQKTVSYCKTCLNMQGTTVSLQLNGQVCLSMGNAFLGLSVFQKALESYEKALRYAHNNDDKMLECRVCCSLGNIYIHLKDYEKALFFPCKAAELVNDYGKGWSLKYRAMSQYHMSVAYRKLERLPDAMECCEESMKIALQHGDRPLQALCLVNFADIHRCRQDSDKAFPRYESALGIMTEIGNRLGQAHVYLGVAKCWLLQKEFDKALDSLQRAQELADGMGNKLCTLKVHCLSEGIYRSRGQEEKLREQVVKFLQCVEELELYCGMCGESIGDRDQKLQSLPCSHIFHLKCLQTNGTKGCPKCFKSSMKPGFV; encoded by the exons ATGAATATTTTTATGAGGCGCCTTGCACCAGAGATGGGCCAGGACCAAACCAAGCAGCAGATAGAGAAGGGCCTGAAGCTGTATCAGTCCAACCAGACAGACAAAGCCCTGCATGTGTGGACAAAAGTGCTGGAGAAGACCTCAGATCCTGGAGGGAAGTTTCGGGTTCTGGGGTGCCTGATCACAGCTCACTCCGAGATGGGAAAATATACAGATATGCTCAAG TATGCCCTCGATCAAATCGACACTGCCAGAGAAATGGAGGATCCAGACTACCTGACGGAGGGCTACCTGAATCTGGCACGCAGCAACGAGAAGCTGTGCGACTTCCAGAAAACCGTCTCCTACTGTAAGACCTGCTTAAACATGCAGGGCACCACTGTCAGTCTGCAGCTCAATGGACAGGTATGTCTGAGCATGGGCAACGCCTTCCTGGGCCTCAGTGTCTTCCAGAAAGCTTTGGAGAGCTACGAGAAGGCCCTGCGCTACGCCCACAACAATGACGACAAGATGCTGGAATGCAGAGTCTGCTGCAGTCTGGGAAACATCTACATCCATCTGAAG GACTATGAGAAAGCCCTCTTCTTCCCCTGCAAAGCAGCTGAGCTCGTCAATGACTACGGCAAGGGTTGGAGCCTCAAGTATCGAGCCATGAGCCAGTACCACATGTCTGTCGCCTACAGGAAACTGGAGCGCCTGCCAGATGCCATGGAGTGCTGTGAG GAATCTATGAAGATTGCTCTGCAGCACGGCGACCGTCCTCTGCAGGCTCTGTGCTTGGTAAACTTTGCAGACATACACCGCTGCAGGCAGGACTCTGAT AAAGCATTCCCTCGCTACGAGTCTGCACTGGGTATCATGACAGAGATCGGAAACCGTCTCGGACAAGCACACGTTTATCTGGGCGTCGCAAAGTGTTGGCTTCTGCAGAAAGAATTTGACAAG GCTCTTGATTCTTTGCAGCGAGCTCAGGAGTTAGCAGACGGAATGGGAAACAAG CTGTGCACACTGAAGGTTCACTGCCTGAGCGAGGGGATTTATCGGAGCCGGGGGCAGGAGGAGAAGCTCAGAGAGCAGGTGGTGAAGTTCCTGCAGTGTGTCGAGGAGCTGGAGCTCTACTGTGGCATGTGTGGAGAGTCCATCGGGGACAGGGACCAAAAGCTGCAGTCCTTGCCCTGTTCACACATTTTCCATCTCAA GTGTCTGCAGACAAATGGAACGAAAGGTTGTCCTAAATGTTTCAAGTCGTCCATGAAGCCTGGATTTGTTTGA
- the ddb2 gene encoding DNA damage-binding protein 2 isoform X1: MKSRAADSEGSKSKGKGKKRPAEKSAPSLSRTRRDKKDGETSKAGPPPLKFAGVQRRGVHGSILHYIYKNTLGQSLHSQMRQCLQEPFIRSLSSYHFHSATSPFDRRITCLEWNPVHHTTLAVGSKGGDIHLWDYEVPTKKSFIQGNGAGDFIGGMKFCPTDSSRVYVASGEGNLSMHSFEGLTPTTLSRTQDCGHDHHNVCYWYCCVDVSVSRQMLVTGDNMGQLLLLGLDGQKIFSNKLHKAKVTHAEFNSRCDWLLATASVDHTVKLWDLRNIKDQKSFLHDLPHEKAVNSACFNPLDCSKLLTTDQYDEIRVYSSCDWSKPQHIIQHPHRQFQHLTPIKATWHPVYDLIVAGRYPDDRVCSGDQRTIDIYDSNTAELVYQLYDPTVSGIKSINKFNLMGDVIGSGMGLTVLVWDRNESLIRDGDTQQQEDASASVESLRRQRRSRPRTNKERRGPAVDAKLKRKLASLEECETKTKTKQKQAQMRKK; the protein is encoded by the exons ATGAAAAGCAGAGCTGCGGACTCAGAGGGATCTAAATCGAAGGGGAAAGGGAAGAAGAGACCCGCTGAGAAGtctgctccttctctctccagaACACGACGAGACAAGAAAGATGGAGAAACATCTAAAGCAG GACCCCCTCCCCTCAAGTTTGCAGGAGTCCAGAGGAGAGGCGTGCACGGGAGCATCCTGCACTACATTTATAAGAACACTCTGGGACAAAGTCTTCACTCACAGATGAGACAG TGTCTCCAGGAGCCGTTCATCCGATCTCTATCGTCGTATCATTTTCACAGCGCCACCAGCCCCTTCGACCGCAGGATCACCTGTCTGGAGTGGAATCCTGTTCACCACACCACTCTGGCCGTGGGCTCCAAAGGTGGAGACATTCATCTGTGGGACTATGAGGTCCCCACGAAAAAAAGCTTTATTCAGGGG aATGGTGCAGGAGACTTTATCGGAGGGATGAAGTTTTGCCCCACAGACTCCTCCAGAGTGTACGTGGCCTCTGGTGAGGGAAATCTGAGCATGCACAGCTTTGAGGGCCTCACACCCACCACACTGTCCAGAACTCAAGACTGTGGCCATGATCACCACAACGTTTG TTACTGGTACTGCTGTGTCGATGTGTCTGTGAGCAGGCAGATGCTTGTGACAGGAGACAATATGGGACAGCTGTTACTCCTCGGACTGGATGGACAAAAG ATTTTCAGCAACAAGTTGCACAAGGCCAAAGTGACCCACGCAGAGTTCAACTCCAGATGTGACTGGTTGTTGGCGACGGCCTCAGTTGACCACACGGTGAAGCTTTGGGACCTGAGAAACATAAAGGACCAGAAGAGTTTCCTGCACGATCTGCCTCATGAAAAGGCTGTCAACTCAG CCTGTTTCAATCCGTTGGACTGCTCCAAGCTACTCACCACAGATCAGTACGACGAGATACGCGTCTACTCATCCTGTGATTGGTCGAAGCCTCAACACATCATCCAACATCCTCACAGACAGTTTCAGCATCTCACACCcatcaag GCAACATGGCACCCGGTGTACGACCTGATTGTGGCCGGCCGCTACCCTGACGACCGTGTTTGCTCAGGTGACCAGAGAACCATCGACATCTATGACTCCAACACAGCAGAGCTTGTGTATCAGCTGTACGACCCCACTGTGTCAGGGATCAAATCT ATTAACAAATTCAATCTCATGGGTGATGTGATTGGATCTGGAATGG GCCTGACGGTTCTAGTCTGGGACAGGAACGAGTCACTGATACGTGATGGGGACacgcagcagcaggaggacgcCTCAGCCTCAGTGGAAAGTCTGAGACGGCAGAGGAGGAGTCGGCCGCGCACCAACAAGGAACGGAGAGGTCCGGCTGTGGATGCAAAGCTGAAGAGGAAACTGGCTTCTCTGGAAGAATGTGAGACCAAGaccaagacaaaacaaaaacaagctcaGATGAGGAAGAAGTGA
- the kbtbd4 gene encoding kelch repeat and BTB domain-containing protein 4, whose amino-acid sequence MESSEEGGLSVGGSVGEENYFLGYTFTDRSHSSRVVKSIMDLCLEDGLFADVTITVDSKEFHLHRLVLSAQSSFFRSMFTSNLKESHNRAIELKDVSATVFQLLIDYIYHGTIKLRVEELQDTYEMADMYQLTALFEECSRFLSRTVEVKSCLQVMWLADRHSDQELYTAAKQCAKIHLAQLHQTEEFLNLPLCLLLDIIKDGVPSSQNPTLAIESWINHNKVEREEFSCILQENLKEIGEKVHIYLIGKEETRTHSLAVSLHCDEDDAISVSGQNSLCHQITAACKHGGDLYVVGGSIPRRMWKCNMHTMDWERCAPLPRDRLHHTMVSVSTEDAIYSLGGKTLQDTLSNAVIYYTVKDNMWTETSQLDTAVSGAAAVNLGGTIYLLGGEENDMDFFTKPSRLIQCFDTSAQKCQIKPYMLPFAGCMHAAVHMDVIFIVAEGDSLVCYNPLLESFTRLRFPEVWSCVPSLWKVASCNGCIYVFRDKCKKGDANTLKFNPATSVVSVIRGIKILLTNWQFVLA is encoded by the exons ATGGAGTCCAGCGAGGAGGGGGGCCTCAGTGTCGGCGGCTCAGTGGGAGAGGAGAACTACTTCTTGGGATACACCTTCACCGACCGCTCCCACTCCAGCCGGGTGGTGAAGAGCATCATGGACCTGTGCCTAGAGGACGGCCTGTTCGCTGATGTCACCATCACCGTGGACAGCAAAGAGTTTCACCTGCACCGACTTGTGCTCTCAGCGCAGAGCAGCTTCTTCCGCTCCATGTTCACCTCAAACTTAAAGGAGTCACACAACCGCGCAATTGAGCTGAAAGATGTGAGCGCCACTGTCTTTCAGCTGCTGATTGACTACATCTACCATGGCACAATTAAGCTGAgggtggaggagctgcaggacacTTATGAGATGGCAGACATGTACCAGCTGACTGCTCTGTTTGAGGAATGCTCCCGTTTCCTCTCGCGGACAGTGGAGGTTAAGAGCTGCCTGCAG GTGATGTGGcttgcagacagacacagtgacCAGGAGTTGTACACTGCTGCCAAGCAGTGTGCTAAAATCCACTTGGCCCAACTGCATCAGACTGAAGAATTTCTAAATCTGCCTCTTTGTCTGCTCCTGGATATAATCAAAG ATGGTGTTCCGAGCTCCCAGAATCCAACATTGGCAATCGAGTCGTGGATAAACCACAACaaggtggagagagaagagTTTTCTTGCATCCTCCAAGAAAATCTCAAG GAAATTGGTGAGAAGGTCCATATCTACCTGATCGGTAAAGAGGAGACGAGGACTCACTCCCTGGCTGTGTCACTTCACTGTGACGAGGACGATGCGATCAGCGTGAGTGGCCAGAACAGTTTATGCCATCAGATCACTGCAGCCTGTAAACACGGAGGTGACCTGTACGTGGTGGGGGGGTCTATACCTCGCCGCATGTGGAAGTGCAACATGCATACCATGGACTGGGAGCGCTGCGCCCCACTGCCCAGAGACCGCCTCCACCACACTATGGTTTCTGTCTCTACAGAGGATGCTATCTACTCACTCGGAGGTAAGACATTGCAGGACACACTCTCTAATGCCGTCATCTACTACACGGTGAAGGACaacatgtggacagagaccAGCCAGCTGGACACTGCAGTATCAGGGGCGGCTGCAGTCAACTTGGGAGGAACCATCTACCTGCTTGGAGGTGAAGAGAATGATATGGACTTTTTTACAAAGCCATCCCGTCTCATTCAGTGCTTTGACACCTCCGCCCAGAAGTGTCAGATCAAACCTTACATGCTGCCATTCGCCGGCTGCATGCATGCTGCTGTTCACATGGATGTGATCTTTATCGTAGCAGAAGGAGACTCCCTGGTGTGTTACAACCCTCTGCTGGAGAGCTTCACCCGCCTGCGCTTCCCTGAGGTGTGGAGCTGCGTCCCCTCTCTGTGGAAGGTGGCCAGCTGCAATGGCTGCATATATGTCTTTAGGGACAAATGTAAGAAAGGTGACGCAAACACACTAAAGTTTAACCCGGCTACGTCTGTCGTCTCTGTTATCAGAGGGATAaaaatcctgctcacaaactgGCAGTTTGTCTTGGCCTAA
- the LOC109624176 gene encoding protein FAM180B: MTDSAVSDANLMFEFLLGGVEVDQDKNIILLDKEMASMRSGRVFLSKINDNIPRKRDSMVQMVNGLEERRTRPMTQTKFDILILSMVYSAHQAWQQERREEQAAWGRVLLQLANVTVHELRGNYLFSYS, translated from the exons ATGACTGACTCAGCAGTGTCTGATGCAAACCTGATGTTTGAG TTCCTGCTGGGCGGGGTAGAGGTCGACCAGGATAAAAACATCATCCTGCTTGATAAGGAGATGGCATCGATGAGGTCGGGGCGGGTGTTCCTGTCTAAGATCAATGATAACATTCCCAGAAAGCGTGACTCCATGGTGCAGATGGTGAATGGGCTGGAGGAGCGGAGGACGAGGCCAATGACTCAGACGAAGTTTGATATTCTGATCCTGAGCATGGTCTACTCTGCCCACCAGGCCTGGcagcaggagagaagagaggaacagGCGGCCTGGGGCAGGGTGCTGCTCCAGCTGGCGAATGTTACGGTCCACGAACTACGAGGAAATTATCTCTTCAGTTATTCTTAA